GGCGTGCGGCGTGCCCGGCGAAGGGGATCCCCTCGCTGACGTCGCAGTAGACCCGCGGCAGCACGTTGGCCATGTAGGCCGCCTCGCCGTGGTAGGGGTAGCCGGTGTGCACCAGCAGCACCCGGCAGGCGCGGTAGGCCGGGAAACGCAGCAGCTCCATCAGGTAGGCCGGCCGGCAGTAGACGAGGTTGACTTCGAAGTCGCCCATACCGGTGTGAATCTGCATCGGCACGTCGTACTCGATGCACAGCTCCAGGGCCCGGCAGAGCAGGTGGTCCCGTAGCTTCTTCATGCTGCCGCCCCCCAGCCCCCGGCGGATAGCGTCCAGCGCCTGGTAGCCCTGGTCGGGGGTGCGGCTCAGGGGCGAGATATCCAGCCCGGTACGGTAGGCGATGATCGACTTGACCCCTTTGTAGCCCTTGTGCTGCAGCGCGTCGGCAATCGTGTCGTCGTAACGCTGGCGGAACTCCGCCCATGGCAGGTCCATCGCCAGCAGATCGACGATTAGCGGCTCGATCCGGAAGATGGGCACGACCTCGACCGGCAGCTCGGCCCGCACCGCTTCGATGTCGAGCATGGGCAGCGGGAAGCCGAAGTCGGCCACCAGCGTGGTGAGCCCGGCCTCGGCGTAGAGCCGGCGCACGTAGCTGGTGTAGTCCTCCTCCACGGCGCGGTTACGGTGGGCCAGGACCGTGTCGAGGTCGGGGGCGCAGCCGAAGAACGCCGCCAGGTCACGCAGCATACGCCGGAAGTAGAGCGTGTAGCGCTTGACACGTTGCAGCTCGGCATGCACCGCATCGGTGACCGCGACGCCGCCCTCCTCCAGGTACTGGCGCGAACCGCCACCGAAGGCGGTCAGGTCGGTGAACTGCTCGGCGTCTACCGGCCCCCGGTTCAGGAAGGGGTGGCAGTGGACGTCGACCACGGGGAGCTGTGTTAGATCCAACATGTCTACACGACCTCCAGATAGGTGTCTCGCTCCCACGGGTGGACGTGGACGTCGTACTGCGCCAGCTCGTGACGCTTGACCAGCAGGAAGTGACGCAGCGCCTCCTCGCCCACCGCGCCCGCGACCACCTCGTCCGCCTCCAGCGCCGCGAGCCCCTCCTCCAGCGAGCGGGGCAGAAAGCCGAGGTTCAAGCGCTCGATCTGCTGCAGCGTCAGGTGCCCGACGTCGCCATCGAACGGCTCGCCGGGGTCGATCTGATTGCGGATGCCGTCGAGCCCGGCGGCGAGCAGCCCGGCCAGGAACAGGTAGGGCTGGCAGGAGTTATCGCCGGAGCGGTACTCGATGTGCCGCCGCGTGCCGACGCCCGGGATGCGAATCACCGCCGAGCGGTTCCCGTAGCCCCAGTAGGGGTTGGCCG
This genomic window from Sphaerobacter thermophilus DSM 20745 contains:
- a CDS encoding amidohydrolase family protein produces the protein MLDLTQLPVVDVHCHPFLNRGPVDAEQFTDLTAFGGGSRQYLEEGGVAVTDAVHAELQRVKRYTLYFRRMLRDLAAFFGCAPDLDTVLAHRNRAVEEDYTSYVRRLYAEAGLTTLVADFGFPLPMLDIEAVRAELPVEVVPIFRIEPLIVDLLAMDLPWAEFRQRYDDTIADALQHKGYKGVKSIIAYRTGLDISPLSRTPDQGYQALDAIRRGLGGGSMKKLRDHLLCRALELCIEYDVPMQIHTGMGDFEVNLVYCRPAYLMELLRFPAYRACRVLLVHTGYPYHGEAAYMANVLPRVYCDVSEGIPFAGHAARRILSEVLEMAPISKVVYGSDGYALPEINYTSAKLGKQALGQVLSDLVTDNMLSEAEAQEAAGLILSGNARELYQLD